One Bradyrhizobium zhanjiangense DNA segment encodes these proteins:
- the ubiV gene encoding ubiquinone anaerobic biosynthesis protein UbiV, with the protein MQLRLGPVLYNWAPERWRDFYFRIADEAPVDVVSVGEVVCSKRSPFFAEHLPDVIERLQRAGKQVLLGSLILVSLRRERRQTEELCAADSALVEVNDLTCLRPIKGRPHAIGPYVNIYNETSAAFHVRQGAARICLPPELPISSAAVIAAAVPQAVIEIFAFGRVPLAISARCYHARLHKLSKDNCRFVCEKDPDGLALKTLDQQEFLTINGVQTLSHACTNLVGDVAALREAGIGSLRLSPQDCDMVGVARTFRDVLDGRNSAESASRRLSDLYPGVAFANGFFRGKPGFSFACSSQ; encoded by the coding sequence ATGCAGCTGAGGCTCGGCCCCGTCCTCTACAATTGGGCGCCGGAGCGCTGGCGCGATTTCTACTTTCGGATTGCCGACGAGGCGCCGGTCGATGTCGTGTCCGTAGGCGAGGTCGTCTGCTCGAAACGCTCGCCGTTCTTCGCGGAGCACCTGCCTGACGTGATCGAACGGCTCCAGCGTGCCGGCAAGCAGGTCCTGCTGGGTTCGCTGATCCTGGTGTCGCTGCGGCGCGAACGGCGTCAGACCGAGGAGCTCTGTGCGGCTGACAGCGCATTGGTCGAGGTGAACGACCTGACCTGCCTCCGCCCGATCAAGGGCCGGCCGCATGCGATCGGTCCCTACGTCAACATCTACAACGAGACCAGCGCGGCCTTTCACGTCCGGCAAGGCGCAGCGCGCATCTGCCTGCCGCCGGAATTGCCGATCTCGTCAGCGGCGGTGATTGCCGCAGCGGTGCCCCAGGCCGTGATCGAGATTTTTGCCTTCGGCCGGGTGCCGCTGGCGATTTCCGCCCGTTGTTACCATGCGCGGCTTCACAAGCTGTCCAAGGACAATTGCCGCTTCGTCTGCGAAAAGGACCCGGACGGGCTCGCGTTGAAGACGCTGGACCAGCAGGAGTTCCTCACGATCAACGGCGTCCAGACCCTGTCGCATGCCTGCACCAATCTCGTTGGAGACGTTGCTGCATTGCGCGAGGCTGGGATCGGCTCGCTGCGCCTATCGCCGCAGGATTGCGACATGGTGGGTGTTGCCAGAACCTTTCGCGATGTGCTCGACGGACGCAACTCAGCCGAAAGCGCAAGCCGCCGCTTGTCCGATCTTTACCCGGGCGTCGCCTTTGCCAACGGCTTTTTTCGCGGCAAGCCCGGCTTTTCCTTCGCGTGCTCCTCGCAATGA